The Ipomoea triloba cultivar NCNSP0323 chromosome 4, ASM357664v1 DNA segment tatcaaaatttaaatttataatttttatatattctaATACCAAAGTAAAagattcttttttaaattttgaaacgACTTTTATAAGTATAAAACTACTATGATAAATCAAACCAATAAGAGAATGAAATCTGAAACTCATGAATCATGATTTCATGAATACAGTAAATAAGGCAAATGTAACATGCAGTAGTTATGccttggacccaggtccatcttGGGAccatgtccaccttgcaaggtggacctgggtccaaaaacgacgccgttcttttttctttttttttttctttttttttactaaatatatTGGCCTGAGATGTgaaacacaaactctacattcacatacaatatactctacattcacaatttgtaaactccacattcacacattacaggattatatgtttagtaactatattaccactgttatgcattcacacattcaaaactctatattcataggtcctatactccatattcacaacttgagaacttcacattcacacattatagggctacaagttgccagaacttcttaactctattacagattcacacatgcataactctacattcacgatttctatactccatattcacaatttgaaacctccacattcacacatttctgggcaactctacattcacacaatcatacgtctacattcacgatttctatactctacatttacactttgaaacctctacattcacacatttttggacaactctatattcagcaatatgtttactaacttaataaataaataaataaataaaagacaaaacgacgtagtattgtctttttttttaattagtaaatatattgttgaatatagagttgtcaaaaaatgtgtgaatgtagaggttttaaagtgtgaatgcagagtatagaaattgtgaatgtagacttatgattgtgtgaatgtagagttgccaagaaatgtgtgaatgtggaggtttcaaattgtgaatatggagtatagaaatcgtgaatgtagagttatgcatgtgtgaatctgtaatagagttaagaagttctagtaacttgtagccctgtaatgtgtgaatgtgaagttctcaagttgtgaatatggagtataggacctgtgaatatagagtaaagttttgaatgtgtgaatgcataacagtggtaatatagttactaaacatataatcctgtaatgtgtgaatgtggagtttacaaattgtgaatgtagagcatagtgtatgtgaatgtagagtttgtattccacatttcaggccaatatgtttagtaaaaaaacgtaataaataaatatatccttTAAATAAGGCTTTTTAaaacgtaatatatatatatatatatatatatatatatatatatatatatatatatcatttgaaaCAAGgagtttaaaattattttatttatacactCATTTGGTAAAATCATTGTAGGagtaaaaaacatacatatattattacttgagaatttgataaaataagagttttGATGGAAAAATATTTTGGGGTGTCACATTCTACCCCTTAAAACAAGTTTCGCCCCCGAAACTTAGGTCGGGTTAGTTAGAGTAGGGTGGTTCTAGTAAAGATTTGGGAAACGGTTTTGTATCGCCAAAAGGGTTCAAGATATTGGGAGAGTTATAGGTGTTGCAAAGTGTTCGGTTTAGgatattatattcttttaataCATTccaacatattcatagtatatgttcaacaattatgccaacccTGATTGTgatgggttcgaacctaagacattccTTAGCTTATAGAAATCAaggagtaagttaagaataataaatagttaatggaATATTCTGTTAATAAAGTTATACTGACGGAATGCGATGATATTCAGGggaaatagtaataataataataataataataataataataataataataataataataataataataataataaaagtatggGTAGTAACATTTGTAAGaaaatactaaaacaaaaataatatatatcaaccTTTCATTTAaacaaacaattacaccaatattttgtgttttttttgttaCCGTTAGATGCCTAACATTAATGGCTCTTCTTATGTTTAATAGATTAGTAGATATagtaagttttaaattttcattatttattttcttaaaaaataatttattttgtaataatttttaatatatttattaaaagtttaataaaaataaaaatactatagATGAGTTTATATACTATAGATGAGTTtataaaaatactataaataatttctagttGTTTTGAGTGGCAAATtctattgtggaccatggtccaaaatggtgtcgtttcttttaatgagaAGAAACGACACTCGTTCTGCGGTTCCTTCcaactaattattttttataacgtattcagtttcattttatatacactgtaattACATTACAGAACAACTAAAGTATCAGCTTGATTTAACtaaagtttcatttgataatacaCACTCAATATGtaagacatgttattcagttttattttatacatactatagtttcattacaacacaagtatcattttaattcaactatagtttcacttgacaatatacattcaacATATGAGatctgttattcaatttcattttagataaaCTATAGTTTTATTACAGCAgaactaaagtattattttgatactagtctaaaaaaaaaagtattattttgatacaattacatttttttttataatattcttTCATGAAGAGAAATCAAACTCCGCAACAATCTAATGAAACCTATCATAAATGCCCAGACGCTGGGAAACAGATGTGAATTATGTATGTTTTTTGTTTCAAGAATAATAAATCAGTCGTCTAAAGAGCAAATTAAATACTTGAAGAAGGTTTTTTAAGAATCTGGACTGGTCTTTGTAAAGCTTGTTGTACTCCTCCAGCTCGTCGTAGTATATATCCCACACGCACCTAACACATCCGCTGCCGCAGCAATCGTCCGGCAACGGCTTCTCTGGCGGCGGAGGATGGATTCCCTTGGCTTTTCCGGCAATATTGATTTATACAATACACTGTGCATTTTAATTACAatacaactaaaatatcattttaatttaactaCGGTTTATTTCATAATGTAGATACTCAATATATGATACATGTTATTCGGTTTCATTTTtgatacactatagtttcattgcaGCACATctaaagtatcattctaattcatTTATAGTTACATTTGACAATATGCActcaatatatgaaacatattattcagttttattttaaatacactgtagtttcattttattctgAGCACATAACAAATACAAGATTAGTAACTTCCGCCATTTccatttctttacttaaaaatttacaacatttttggatcatggtccatcGCATGACAATTAGAATTGAGTAGTTTGAGGTATTGGGCTAGCCCATTCGGAACATTGAGCTTACATGTTTTAGGATAATTGGGTTGATATTTTCTTTCGAGTTAAAATCTTTTTGTCGTAATCcttaaaattatcaattttataaGACCAATCCATTAATTTTTGGCTAAAATATAATTGACATCCCTATTTGATTTCCTCATGACATGTGTGAGTTTCTTTACTTGATACcaactttttaatatatttaaaagtttatatatatgatgtgatAAGAATGATAATGTCATCACCGAAGAAAcgaaatcaataattaaacaaattaatttgaccTAACTTCACAGAAGAGAAGTATAATATAGTACATAGATTTGTTAGATATCACATCTTGAAGTGCTTGTGTACTAAGCAGTAGTAGGCTATCCAATGAACAAAATGGAGGATTGGGGTTCCCATGCCAATAGCTTCTAGTGCCTGCCTTGTCAACATGACTGATTGGAGTGTTAATGGGGTTccctttaatttcattttgttctttctattttactttttttattttaagaagTACATCTAATCAGAATAAGGCATTTATAACATTCTTGATGGAGTTTGAACTCTAGATGCAAGAGGTATAGGAGGGGTCCAAATTGAGTCTGCAAGAAgttgagaaaaagaaagggTGGTGTTTGGTGGAGATCTTTGCACTCTATTATGATTTTGATATCTATTAGCATGTTTGTTTACTTAATTTTGTTGTTCTATTATTGGCATCAAATcctttagtaattacaaaatttattaccCTTTTAATCATTTACTTTTgaacaataaaatcaaaataagggagaagaaaatgaaaaaaaaatgccagTGGTCCAtgcattatatattttgattccaatttttatttattaccaaacaAAGTGACTCATTCTACttaaactcattaccattactaatTCGATTCTAATGTTGGAACCAAACATCAAAGGTTGAGATATAGTACAAAGTGGGATAAGGCCTAAGGTGAGGTGGGGGGTGGTTTGGAGGGTTGGGTTGAGGGATCCCGATAGGAGAGATTGAGACTTTAGGGGGTTGGGCATAAAGGTAAAGACTCGAGAGAATTGTGAGTGAGAACAAGTTAGGTCATGCGCCCCTATAAATAGCATCACCCAATCCCACATAGAACTGATGACATGCATTTGTGGGTGGCGGAATGTGCATCATCTATGTGACATGTCTTCCATGATCCATACAATTTGGCGAAAGAAACTACTTCCACAGTTCCACAAGTTATATATAAACAGCAACCTTATTCAAACATAAAATTTGAATCAGAAATTTTTCACTCATTACACACTTCCTACATCCTCCCTATATTTCTATTATAGTGGGCACATGcggctttttttgttttttttgctgCAATCAGTACCTTGAGGGGTGCATTGGGTTACCATCTACAACGAATTTAACTGAGAATGTGTTGTTAATAATCGAATTCATAATCTTTAGATACAAAAATCGTACTTCATTCATTCAGCCATCTTTTTTTAGGTAAGTAGACTAATTTTCAATAAGCATTGTCATTAGTCAAAAGTTGCTTTATACACAAGCTAAGATATGGCCCAATCAGGACCCCATTATTGGCCACGATTTTCAGTTCCAGTAAAGGCACAACACAATTGAAAGCTAATTTATGCTTCAGAAATTTGAATTTAAGCAATTTTTTAATTCACCTATCCACATTCAAGAAGAATCTTAAAAGTTTTtacattttccattttttcgGGTCAGGAGAGTAACAAATTAATGCGCTAACTATTTAATCAATTGGGAATAGTTGATTAGTTGAGTGAAAAATTTACCTTCATTTTCACTTTCAAGTTCATGacattattacatattttgcaTTGGATCCAATCCAACCTGATGCCAACCCATATTTCCCACagtgtcacccaaaaaaaaaaaaggaatttaattaaataatgtcTTCCATGAACCGAATGTTGGTTTCGTGATTCACTCGGAATACCAACATAACCGAttgaattaacaaaaaaaaaaaaaaaaaaaaaaagacacaacAATTTTAACGTGGAAATCAAATGGTGAAAATCACAGGTCTTTTTGAACTGTGCCAAGCCGAAATTCactattttttgtaaataatctGTAAATGCATTCTCCTGTCTCACGAGAGATGGAGTCCCCTTCTCTTCTTGTTTCTCCCCTCTTTTATAGTAGAAGAATAGTAGATGGTGAGTAGGGGGGTATTCATGGCTAATTAATAGGGTAATTATTAGGATTTATGGGATATTAATCGGTGGTTAATGGAATTTAATGTCATAATTAATGACATGGGAAGGTTATGGAAGGATGATTTAGGAAGCTAGCTAAGGCTGACTGGTCATGCCTGAGTGCTGACTGCTAAGCTCGAATTGAATGTCATGCCGGACTGCTGGAAGGATGATTTAGGAAGCTAAGGCTGACTGGTCATGTCCCAAGTGCTGACTGCTAAGCTTGAATTGAATGTCATGCCGGACTGCTTGCTAGAGACCGGGTATCCATGTTGGATATCCATCACCAAAATTAAACCTTCATGAATTCAACTGATATTTATGGTACAATGATGTTCAACATGGCCTGCTCTTCAATGAACTGCAAGAAACTAAGGAAAAGAGCAGAGATGAATATGCAGAATGGGTTAATGCAAGTCAGCTTGGTTTGAACTGTAATCATTTTTATTGCTGGCAGATCAGAACAATCAAGTTTGATTACAAATAAAGATTGCTCTCAGCTCTTGGTACAGGCTAACAATTATCTGTTTTGATGAATGGTGACCAAAGGATTCTTAAACTGAATACAACCTGATAATTGCAGAAAAATGATCTCTAAGTAAGCTTTATTCGGCCGCATCAAACAGCTAATATAGAAAGCGCACGGGGCAGTTGAGGTTTAGCAGCCGAAGGTCTCGGATTGCAACTGAAGTCTGTGGTGGATCAGAGGCGAGGAAATCTAGTTGTGGAATATCTATCAATGTCGGGATATAGCAGCCAAAATCGGTGCAAAGACGATGGGCTTTAACCTTGTACAGATCTTCTCCAAATCATAACCAGTTACCGTTGGGAATATTGGGGCCAATTTTCCAGCTACTCGATCTTGTTTCTTGTCAGCGCTATGGCCACCGACTAAGGGTGTTGCCATCAAAGAATAACGCAAAAACATTGTCGGTTTTCATCTTCATTATCGGTGTCTCCTGTTTCACTGCACACACATTTGGATACTAAAATCAGACAGAGCAAAGGAATCATCTTTTGGAGTATTAGATTCTGCTTCAGAAAGATAAAACGATGAAATAATGATTCCTCTCGAGTTACAGACTCGGAAGGACCCTAAAAGTGTAGAGAAAACTAACATCTCGGTTGCTTTATGAAGCTAGAGGCCTTTCAATATGAATGTGaatcaatcaaatgaaaatataatgaaaatttgGCTACAGTAATAACATCTGTGTAAAACTTCAGAGATCTAAGCTACAAAAGGGCAACATTAAAGTTCACAAATCAAGAAACATTCAACCTACAAACAAGACAAGCAAAGAGAACGGGTAGTGGAAGAATAAAAGCAAGCAAGGACATAACTTCAGATATACAATCTCTTGGACCACGCCCCGTAGTACATGATCACCTACAAATCTTTCCGTCCCCCAAGCATATTGTTTCCTATCTATACTACAAAGACATTTACTTCACCTGCTAGCCACATTTATTTCCAAAACCTTGTATGgttaaggaagagagagagagagagtacaAAAGACAGATCGAAATACCAGGAAAGGTTTTTAATGAACATTTAATGTGCCAATGGTCAATATAGTCTTCTTTAGGTTGTAGCAGCATAGTTACATTATGTTGTCCTATTTCTCTGcacttctttaattttaaatcacAGTACAATGAATATAGATTCCTATTATAAGTTCTTGCTTACTCCAATGTACCCGTAATTAGACGAGCACTAAATTTTCAGTGTGCATATGCACTATCGCTCAAACAAAATCCCGACCAGAAAGGCAACAAAAATGTAAGATGCAGACACTAATTGAGTAACTCGTTTCATGCATTATTAGCAGCATCTAAATGTGGTCAATCAAATCTTCCTATATCACTTGTCGCCTACATTACAAGTATTATGTTAACTCTTACAGATCCCTATATAACAGGGCATTTCGGAGAAATTGGAACTTGAAATAAGAACCGAAAAAACTAGTTTTCTATTGTCAAACTAGAGCAACCCATATAGTGTCTATGATCTTGCTATGCCAACACCAAATTGCTAAGGGTGGATTTCGTATGGGTGACAAAACAGGTGTCCATTCATAGCAGAACACCCTCTTTACTAAATGCCTTTTGTTGGGCATCAGCCGAGTTCAGCCCTTGCTCAATTCAAGACGTGGGGCTGTGACTTACCATAGAGGGACGTGATTAAATGGATAATGTCCATCTACTTATcacaattgattttaagtaggataAGACAACCAGATAACCAaaaactctgtggttaagcatGATCACCTATGAACATCTTAGTGCTTCCTATGTCATTAATTGAAGATCTTAGTAAGGTAAATAGCAATGTGAATCAAGTTTTACTCCCAGTAAGAAACAATGAACATTTTCTATGCAAAACTATACACAAAGCTTTAAAAGTaaaacacagaaaaaaaaaaacaaagaatatataatatacctGGTTTCAAACTCCTTGATCTCAACCAGTTCTTTCCCCAAGTTATCCACCCATTGtacactcttcttcttctcaatcTCCTTAGGGGCCTTTCTAATGCAGCTTCTACGCCCACCATTAATGGCAGCTTGCTGCTTACTCCCCTGTAGACTCTCCTCTTTAGCCTCACCAATCTCTCCAGAGGGATCACCAGCAACAACAGTTGAAGAAGGGACATGGGGGGTATTTTCCAGTTTCAGTTGGGCTTGAGTGTAAAGATGGGCAGCAGAGGGCTTGCAGAAACAAATGAATGGACAGTGAATCTTGCAGAACAAAACCCTCATCAAACCACTTTCCTTCATCAATAAGAGCTCATCTCAATTCTCAAACACACCCACCACCATATTACTCCATTGCAGATGAGATTAGGTCTTCAAGAACAGCAATAATAAGATACAAAGATCCAATTTTTGACTTCCACTCCTTCAATCcttcataaagaaaataagaaaccCCAATTTTCATATAATGGGTgtttcaagaaaacaaaaaagaactCAAATTAATTACAGTAGGTGACAAATTCCACCTGTGCTGACACACATCAGAGACAGAAAGAAATCCTTAAAATCATCAAAGCTGTAGAGAAAATATTAAATGATCCGGATCCACAATCTAGCAGGagagaacaaaaacaaaaaattgatgGGTTTTCAAATGTAAATGTAAGGAAATTAAACTGGGAAAAAATTGGAAGCCTTTTTTTACGAGAAAAGAGAGAATATAAATGAGAAACACAGATATTTAATTTGGAGGGTTGTGACAGTGAATCCCAAATTGAAGTAGAATTTTGTGTAGCTCTCAATCAAACAAACCTCATGATGTTATCCAGAAATTCTGATTCTTAAAGAGTCATACTGATGAATGAAAAAGACACATTTGTAGTGACATACTTTATGAGAAgaaaagatagaaaaaaaacatataatagCGATTCATGTGTCATTACTGGAATGACCATCTTACCCTGAGATGATGAATCATTGATCTGATGACATAACCCCACCACAAATTCCATTCCAAAAACCCAATTTGGATTAATGTAAGGTAGAGCCGTGGAGGAATACTTCTGGTTTAATTAAAGTTCAATAAGGAACAAAAAGGGTAGGGAAATCTTAGCTGGAAAACTTCTGCGATCTACAAAAGAAAGGTATATCAAATTCCAGTGGCAATTGCCAAACCCAATTGTCCAACATTCCCTAACATGCCAATTCTGCCCCTAcaaatatttctatttctacCAAATAATACAGACTTagcttatattatatattagagttatattaTGGGACTATCAAATTCTACTCCATCAATTATACTTCCTGATGTGACAAGTATGGATGGGATATTTTCATGTTGTGGGTCCAGGAAAAGTGATCTATATTCAAGATTTGTGAGATGGCGTAAAAGTTTGGTGTAAAATTTAAGAGTACAAGTAATATTTTCCTATATATTACTTcccctgtcccattttacctgtcatgtctactatttattggttaaatcaactctttgttttttgtttatttttttaaacattatttatttatttttaaatttaattttttgggtttaatagtacttttagtgtagtttctaactatataaattttgtatattaatactaaacttagtcttatgaaaaattagattaaaactaatttcagtcaagtctcgttaactgaaccagacacataaaatggaacAGAGGGAGTACGTGGTAATAACTAAATTAGTCAACCATCTACAAGTTGatcaacaaaaaaatttgatCAATTATATGAAGGAACGAGAGTGGGGGACTTATTAGCAACTCCATTTGATCATGACTTATAGGTATCCTCCTGGGCGCAAGAGTTGCGCCTCACGCATGTGAGGCGCAACATTCTTCATCAGTAATGGGTCCCACAATTCATTCAAAATCTCCAAATTAATAGAGAAACTTAGGGCCTGTTTATTAAcaaaaaactgttttctgtttcttgtttggtaatttttcagttttcattctttgttttctgtttagaaaacttttttacttacacttattttttcaaatttcttttttaagaTTAACGtcataaaattaacaataagtttaa contains these protein-coding regions:
- the LOC116017560 gene encoding uncharacterized protein LOC116017560 gives rise to the protein MKESGLMRVLFCKIHCPFICFCKPSAAHLYTQAQLKLENTPHVPSSTVVAGDPSGEIGEAKEESLQGSKQQAAINGGRRSCIRKAPKEIEKKKSVQWVDNLGKELVEIKEFETSETGDTDNEDENRQCFCVIL